The Salinispora tropica CNB-440 genome has a window encoding:
- the rplN gene encoding 50S ribosomal protein L14 — translation MIQQESRLRVADNTGAREILCIRVLGGSGRRYASIGDVIVATVKDAIPGAGVKKGDVVKAVVVRTAKEKRRPDGSYIRFDENAAVIIKDGGDPRGTRIFGPVGRELRDKRFMKIISLAPEVL, via the coding sequence GTGATTCAGCAGGAGTCGCGACTGCGCGTCGCCGACAACACGGGTGCCCGGGAGATCCTGTGCATCCGGGTGCTCGGTGGCTCCGGTCGGCGCTACGCGAGCATCGGCGACGTCATCGTGGCCACCGTCAAGGACGCGATCCCGGGTGCCGGTGTCAAGAAGGGCGATGTCGTGAAGGCGGTCGTCGTCCGTACCGCCAAGGAGAAGCGGCGGCCGGACGGCTCGTACATCCGCTTCGACGAGAACGCCGCCGTCATCATCAAGGACGGCGGGGACCCGCGTGGCACCCGTATCTTCGGCCCGGTTGGCCGGGAGCTGCGGGACAAGCGGTTCATGAAGATTATTTCTCTCGCGCCGGAGGTGTTGTGA
- the rpsQ gene encoding 30S ribosomal protein S17: MSENTTATTRARRKVREGLVVSDKMDKTVVVEVEDRVKHGLYGKIMRRTSKLKVHDEQNSAGIGDRVLIMETRPLSATKRWRLVEILEKAK; encoded by the coding sequence ATGAGCGAGAACACCACCGCGACCACGCGGGCCCGCCGGAAGGTTCGTGAGGGCCTCGTGGTCAGCGACAAGATGGACAAGACCGTTGTCGTCGAGGTCGAGGACCGCGTCAAGCACGGGCTGTACGGCAAGATCATGCGCCGTACCAGCAAGCTGAAGGTCCACGACGAGCAGAACTCGGCCGGCATCGGCGACCGGGTCCTGATCATGGAGACCCGGCCGTTGTCTGCCACCAAGCGGTGGCGGCTCGTGGAGATCCTCGAGAAGGCCAAGTAG
- the rpmC gene encoding 50S ribosomal protein L29 — MAAGVKAAELRELSEEELVTKLREAKAELFNLRVQAATGQLDNNRRLQVIRREIARIYTIMRERELGLSAAPTEVTAG, encoded by the coding sequence ATGGCAGCGGGCGTTAAGGCCGCCGAGCTGCGTGAACTCTCCGAGGAGGAGCTGGTCACGAAGCTGCGCGAGGCTAAGGCGGAGCTGTTCAACCTCCGCGTGCAGGCCGCAACCGGGCAGCTGGACAACAACCGGCGGCTGCAGGTCATTCGTCGGGAGATCGCCCGGATCTACACGATCATGCGTGAACGCGAGCTGGGGCTCTCGGCCGCGCCGACTGAGGTGACTGCAGGATGA
- the rplP gene encoding 50S ribosomal protein L16 yields the protein MLMPRKPPKGFRKPHHPDRSGASKGGNRVVFGEFGIQALEPAYVTNRQIESARIAMTRHIKRGGKVWITIFPDQALTKKPAETRMGSGKGSPEWWVANVKPGRVLFEMSFPNEQIAREAMRRAIHKLPMKCRIVTREVGES from the coding sequence ATGCTGATGCCGCGCAAGCCCCCGAAGGGCTTCCGCAAGCCGCACCACCCGGACCGCAGTGGCGCGTCCAAGGGCGGTAACCGGGTGGTGTTCGGCGAGTTCGGGATCCAGGCTCTCGAGCCGGCCTACGTGACCAACCGCCAGATCGAGTCGGCGCGTATCGCGATGACCCGGCACATCAAGCGTGGTGGCAAGGTCTGGATCACGATCTTCCCGGACCAGGCGCTCACCAAGAAGCCGGCGGAGACCCGGATGGGTTCCGGTAAGGGCTCTCCCGAGTGGTGGGTCGCGAACGTGAAGCCGGGGCGGGTGCTCTTCGAGATGTCCTTCCCCAACGAGCAGATCGCGCGTGAGGCGATGCGTCGCGCGATCCACAAGCTCCCGATGAAGTGCCGGATTGTTACACGCGAAGTGGGTGAATCCTGA
- the rpsC gene encoding 30S ribosomal protein S3, which produces MGQKVHPHGFRLGISTDWKSRWFADKLYKDYVGEDVKIRRMMSKGLERAGISKVDIERTRDRVRVDIHTARPGIVIGRKGAEADRIRGKLEKLTGKQVQLNIIEVKSPESDAQLVAQGVAEQLSSRVSFRRAMRKAMQSAMKNPVCKGIRVQVSGRLGGAEMSRTEFYREGRVPLHTLRANIEYGFFEARTTFGRIGVKVWIYKGDAVPGRETPAEAPSRPRRERGDRSERPRRGRSGSSGTTAGGTEAGRAAATTIAQAAETPSGESVDAGAVASAATQPAETQQEG; this is translated from the coding sequence ATGGGTCAGAAGGTTCACCCGCACGGGTTCCGGCTCGGCATCTCGACCGACTGGAAGTCGCGCTGGTTCGCGGACAAGCTCTACAAGGACTACGTCGGCGAGGATGTCAAGATCCGGCGGATGATGTCCAAGGGCCTGGAGCGGGCGGGAATCTCCAAGGTTGACATCGAGCGCACTCGGGACCGGGTCCGCGTCGACATCCACACCGCCCGGCCGGGCATCGTGATCGGCCGTAAGGGCGCCGAGGCCGACCGGATTCGCGGCAAGCTGGAAAAGCTGACCGGTAAGCAGGTCCAGCTCAACATCATCGAGGTGAAGAGCCCCGAGTCGGACGCGCAGCTCGTCGCGCAGGGCGTGGCCGAGCAGCTGTCCAGCCGGGTCAGCTTCCGTCGGGCGATGCGCAAGGCCATGCAGTCGGCGATGAAGAACCCGGTCTGCAAGGGCATCCGGGTGCAGGTCTCGGGGCGGCTCGGTGGTGCCGAGATGAGCCGGACCGAGTTCTACCGCGAGGGCCGGGTCCCGCTGCACACGCTTCGGGCCAACATCGAGTACGGCTTCTTCGAGGCCCGGACCACCTTCGGCCGCATCGGCGTGAAGGTTTGGATCTACAAGGGCGACGCGGTGCCGGGCCGGGAGACCCCAGCCGAGGCGCCGTCGCGCCCGCGACGGGAGCGCGGCGACCGCTCGGAGCGTCCGCGTCGGGGTAGGTCTGGTTCGTCCGGCACCACCGCTGGTGGCACCGAGGCCGGCCGAGCCGCCGCGACCACCATCGCGCAGGCGGCCGAGACGCCGAGCGGCGAGTCGGTGGACGCTGGCGCGGTCGCGTCGGCTGCCACCCAGCCGGCAGAAACGCAGCAGGAGGGCTGA
- the rplV gene encoding 50S ribosomal protein L22 has protein sequence MPGKGDAPVLPGARAVARYVRISPMKARRVVNLVRGLPAKEALTVLQFAPQAASEQVYKVLASAIANAENNERLDPDALLVSEAYVDEGPTMKRFQPRAQGRAYRIRKRTCHITVVVEAVAPAAPKKAAAKKAAPAKETTPAATESKTEGAE, from the coding sequence ATGCCAGGAAAGGGCGACGCTCCGGTGCTTCCGGGCGCGCGGGCGGTTGCGCGGTACGTGCGCATCTCGCCGATGAAGGCGCGCCGGGTGGTCAACCTCGTCCGCGGCCTGCCCGCGAAGGAGGCGCTCACGGTGCTGCAGTTCGCGCCACAGGCCGCGAGCGAGCAGGTGTACAAGGTACTCGCGAGCGCGATCGCCAACGCGGAGAACAACGAGCGGCTGGACCCCGATGCGCTGCTCGTCAGCGAGGCGTACGTGGACGAGGGCCCGACGATGAAGCGGTTCCAGCCGCGCGCCCAGGGCCGGGCGTACCGGATCCGGAAGCGCACCTGTCACATCACGGTGGTGGTTGAGGCGGTCGCGCCGGCTGCGCCGAAGAAGGCGGCGGCGAAGAAGGCGGCCCCGGCGAAGGAGACCACGCCAGCTGCGACCGAGAGCAAGACGGAGGGTGCCGAGTAA
- the rpsS gene encoding 30S ribosomal protein S19: MPRSLKKGPFIDDHLLKKVETQNDKGTKNVIKTWSRRSTIIPEMLGHTIAVHDGRKHVPVFVTEAMVGHKLGEFALTRTFKGHEKDDRKSRRR; encoded by the coding sequence ATGCCTCGCAGCCTGAAGAAGGGCCCGTTCATCGACGACCACCTGCTCAAGAAGGTGGAGACGCAGAACGACAAGGGCACCAAGAACGTCATCAAGACCTGGTCGCGGCGCTCGACGATCATCCCGGAGATGCTGGGTCACACGATCGCTGTGCACGACGGACGCAAGCACGTCCCGGTATTCGTGACCGAGGCGATGGTCGGGCACAAGCTCGGCGAGTTCGCGCTGACCCGCACGTTCAAGGGTCACGAGAAGGACGACCGGAAGAGCCGTCGGCGCTGA
- the rplB gene encoding 50S ribosomal protein L2, with protein MAIRKYKPTTPGRRGSSVADFAEITRSTPEKSLLTPLPKKGGRNAHGRITARHQGGGHKRQYRIIDFKRVDKDGVPAKVAHIEYDPNRTARIALLHFLDGEKRYILAPKDLKQGDIVESGPGADIKPGNNLPLRNIPVGMTIHNVELRPGGGAKLARSAGTGIQLLGREGAYATLRMPSGEIRRVDVRCRASIGEIGNADQSNINWGKAGRMRWKGKRPTVRGVAMNPVDHPHGGGEGKTSGGRHPVNPQGKPEGRTRRKGQPSDRLIVRRRYATRKRG; from the coding sequence ATGGCTATCCGTAAGTACAAGCCGACGACGCCGGGCCGGCGTGGCTCGAGCGTTGCCGACTTCGCCGAGATCACCCGGTCTACGCCGGAGAAGTCGCTGCTGACCCCGCTGCCGAAGAAGGGCGGGCGTAACGCCCACGGCCGGATCACCGCCCGCCACCAGGGCGGCGGCCACAAGCGCCAGTACCGGATCATCGACTTCAAGCGGGTCGACAAGGACGGCGTGCCGGCGAAGGTCGCGCATATCGAGTACGACCCGAACCGCACCGCGCGGATCGCGCTGCTGCACTTCCTGGACGGCGAGAAGCGGTACATCCTCGCACCGAAGGACCTGAAGCAGGGCGACATCGTCGAGTCGGGCCCGGGCGCCGACATCAAGCCGGGCAACAACCTGCCGCTGCGGAACATCCCGGTCGGTATGACCATCCACAACGTGGAGCTGCGTCCGGGCGGTGGTGCCAAGCTGGCCCGCTCCGCGGGGACCGGAATCCAGCTGCTCGGCCGGGAGGGCGCCTACGCGACCCTGCGTATGCCGTCCGGAGAGATCCGGCGCGTCGACGTTCGCTGCCGGGCCAGCATTGGTGAGATCGGCAACGCCGACCAGTCAAACATCAACTGGGGCAAGGCCGGCCGGATGCGGTGGAAGGGCAAGCGCCCGACCGTCCGTGGTGTGGCCATGAACCCGGTCGACCACCCGCACGGTGGTGGTGAGGGTAAGACCTCTGGTGGCCGTCACCCGGTCAACCCGCAGGGTAAGCCCGAGGGCCGTACCCGCCGTAAGGGCCAGCCGAGTGACCGGCTGATCGTCCGCCGTCGCTACGCCACGCGTAAGCGCGGCTGA
- the rplW gene encoding 50S ribosomal protein L23, with translation MSTIADPRDIIIAPVVSEKSYSELNRNWYTFLVHPDANKTAIKIAIEQIFNVRVLTVNTLNRVGKRKRTRTGFGKRKDTKRAMVKLADGDRIEAFGGPVS, from the coding sequence GTGAGCACGATCGCCGACCCGCGCGACATCATCATTGCGCCGGTCGTCTCGGAGAAGAGCTACAGCGAGCTGAACCGTAACTGGTACACGTTCCTGGTGCACCCGGACGCGAACAAGACCGCGATCAAGATCGCCATCGAGCAGATCTTCAACGTCCGCGTCCTGACGGTCAACACGCTCAACCGCGTGGGCAAGCGTAAGCGGACCCGGACCGGGTTCGGCAAGCGCAAGGACACCAAGCGGGCGATGGTGAAGCTGGCTGACGGTGACCGTATCGAGGCCTTCGGCGGCCCGGTCAGCTGA
- the rplD gene encoding 50S ribosomal protein L4, translated as MTTVDVLTVEGTKAGSVELPADIFDAQANIALMHQVVVAQLAAARQGTHKTKTRGEVAGGGKKPYKQKGTGRARQGSIRAPQFAGGGVVHGPVPRDYSQRTPKKMKAAALRGALSDRARADKVHVVEAFVAGEKPSTKAALATLAKLTEARRVLVVLSSTDELNWVSLRNEPRVHLIESGQLNTYDVLLADDVVFTKEALEEFLGVPAETTEEGGK; from the coding sequence GTGACCACCGTTGATGTCCTCACCGTCGAAGGCACCAAGGCCGGCTCCGTCGAGTTGCCCGCTGACATCTTCGACGCGCAGGCCAACATCGCGCTGATGCACCAGGTTGTGGTGGCTCAGCTTGCGGCGGCCCGACAGGGCACGCACAAGACCAAGACGCGGGGCGAGGTTGCCGGCGGCGGCAAGAAGCCCTACAAGCAGAAGGGCACCGGCCGGGCCCGTCAGGGCTCGATTCGCGCCCCGCAGTTCGCCGGGGGTGGCGTGGTCCACGGCCCGGTGCCGCGCGACTACAGCCAGCGGACCCCGAAGAAGATGAAGGCCGCCGCGCTGCGGGGTGCCCTCTCGGATCGGGCCCGCGCCGACAAGGTGCACGTCGTCGAAGCGTTCGTCGCCGGTGAGAAGCCGTCGACCAAGGCCGCCCTGGCCACCTTGGCGAAGCTGACCGAGGCGCGCCGGGTGCTGGTGGTGCTGAGCAGCACCGATGAGCTGAACTGGGTGTCGCTGCGCAACGAGCCGCGGGTGCACCTGATCGAGTCCGGCCAGCTCAACACGTACGACGTGCTGCTGGCCGACGACGTGGTCTTCACCAAGGAGGCCCTGGAGGAGTTCCTGGGCGTTCCCGCTGAGACCACCGAGGAGGGTGGCAAGTGA
- the rplC gene encoding 50S ribosomal protein L3, which yields MDRQVKGILGAKLGMTQVWDNNRVVPVTVVQAGPCVVSQVRSQEKDGYAAVQLAYGAIDPRKVKKPISGHYAKADVAPRRHIVELRTTDAGEYSSGQEVTVEEFPAGISVDVTGKTKGKGYAGPMKRHGFHGLRASHGVERKHRSPGSIGGCATPGRVFKGTRMAGRMGGVRYTVQNLTVQAVDTENNLLLVRGAIPGPKGALVLVRTAAKAKKGGAAK from the coding sequence ATGGACAGGCAAGTCAAGGGGATCCTGGGCGCGAAGCTCGGCATGACCCAGGTCTGGGACAACAACCGTGTTGTCCCGGTGACTGTGGTGCAGGCCGGCCCGTGTGTCGTCAGCCAGGTCCGTAGCCAGGAGAAGGACGGCTACGCGGCGGTCCAGTTGGCGTATGGCGCCATCGACCCACGCAAGGTCAAGAAGCCGATCAGCGGTCACTACGCAAAGGCCGATGTCGCGCCGCGCCGGCACATCGTCGAGCTGCGCACGACCGACGCCGGCGAGTACTCGTCCGGCCAGGAGGTCACGGTCGAGGAGTTCCCGGCCGGTATCTCGGTCGACGTGACCGGAAAGACCAAGGGCAAGGGCTACGCCGGCCCGATGAAGCGGCACGGCTTCCACGGCCTGCGCGCCAGCCACGGTGTGGAGCGCAAGCACCGCTCGCCGGGCTCGATCGGCGGCTGCGCCACTCCGGGACGTGTCTTCAAGGGCACCCGGATGGCCGGCCGGATGGGTGGTGTGCGCTACACCGTCCAGAACCTGACCGTCCAGGCGGTTGACACCGAGAACAATCTCCTGCTCGTCCGTGGTGCCATCCCTGGCCCCAAGGGCGCGCTGGTCCTGGTTCGCACTGCGGCCAAGGCGAAGAAGGGTGGGGCAGCCAAGTGA
- the rpsJ gene encoding 30S ribosomal protein S10, protein MAGQKIRIRLKAYDHEVVDSSARKIVETVTRTGAQVAGPVPLPTEINRFCVIRSPHKYKDSREHFEMRTHKRLIDIIDPTPKTVDSLMRLDLPAGVDIEIKL, encoded by the coding sequence ATGGCGGGACAGAAGATCCGCATCCGGCTCAAGGCCTATGACCACGAGGTCGTCGACTCCTCGGCTCGGAAGATCGTCGAGACGGTGACGCGCACCGGGGCGCAGGTCGCAGGCCCGGTGCCGCTGCCCACGGAGATCAACCGTTTCTGCGTTATCCGCTCGCCGCACAAGTACAAGGACTCGCGCGAGCACTTCGAGATGCGCACGCACAAGCGGCTGATCGACATCATCGACCCGACCCCGAAGACGGTCGACTCGCTCATGCGCCTCGACCTGCCGGCTGGCGTCGACATCGAGATCAAGCTGTAG
- the tuf gene encoding elongation factor Tu: MAKAKFERTKPHVNIGTIGHIDHGKTTLTAAITKVLHDQYPDLNPYMPFDEIDKAPEEKARGITISIAHVEYQTEARHYAHVDCPGHADYIKNMITGAAQMDGAILVVAATDGPMPQTREHVLLARQVGVPYIVVALNKSDMVDDEELLELVELEVRELLSSQEYPGDDLPVVRVSALKALEGDPEWAGKLMELMTAVDTSIPQPEREIEKPFLMPIEDVFTITGRGTVVTGRAERGVLKPNEEVELVGIREKSTKTTCTGIEMFRKLLDEARAGENVGLLLRGVKREDVERGMVVIKPGTATPHTEFEATVYILSKEEGGRHTPFFQNYRPQFYFRTTDVTGVVTLPEGTEMVMPGDNTTMTVKLIQPIAMEDNLKFAIREGGRTVGAGRVTKIIK; the protein is encoded by the coding sequence GTGGCGAAGGCGAAGTTCGAGCGGACTAAGCCGCACGTCAACATCGGCACCATTGGTCACATCGACCACGGTAAGACGACGCTGACGGCGGCCATCACCAAGGTCCTGCACGACCAGTACCCGGACCTGAACCCGTACATGCCGTTCGACGAGATCGACAAGGCGCCGGAGGAGAAGGCCCGCGGCATCACGATCTCGATCGCGCACGTCGAGTACCAGACCGAGGCGCGGCACTACGCGCACGTCGACTGCCCCGGTCACGCCGACTACATCAAGAACATGATCACCGGTGCGGCCCAGATGGACGGTGCGATCCTCGTGGTCGCGGCGACCGATGGCCCGATGCCGCAGACCCGCGAGCACGTGCTGCTGGCCCGCCAGGTTGGCGTGCCGTACATCGTCGTGGCGCTCAACAAGAGCGACATGGTTGACGACGAGGAGCTCCTTGAGCTCGTCGAGCTCGAGGTTCGTGAGCTGCTCTCCTCGCAGGAGTACCCGGGCGACGACCTGCCGGTCGTGCGGGTGTCCGCGCTGAAGGCCCTTGAGGGTGACCCGGAGTGGGCCGGCAAGCTCATGGAGCTGATGACCGCGGTCGACACCTCGATCCCGCAGCCGGAGCGCGAGATCGAGAAGCCGTTCCTGATGCCGATCGAGGACGTCTTCACGATCACCGGCCGGGGCACGGTCGTCACCGGTCGCGCCGAGCGTGGCGTGCTGAAGCCGAACGAGGAGGTGGAGCTCGTCGGCATCCGTGAGAAGTCGACGAAGACCACCTGCACCGGCATCGAGATGTTCCGGAAGCTGCTGGACGAGGCTCGCGCGGGTGAGAACGTCGGCCTGCTGCTGCGTGGCGTGAAGCGCGAGGACGTCGAGCGCGGCATGGTCGTCATCAAGCCGGGCACCGCCACCCCGCACACCGAGTTCGAGGCGACGGTCTACATCCTCTCCAAGGAGGAGGGCGGCCGCCACACGCCGTTCTTCCAGAACTACCGTCCGCAGTTCTACTTCCGGACCACGGACGTCACCGGCGTTGTTACCCTCCCCGAGGGTACCGAGATGGTCATGCCGGGCGACAACACCACGATGACCGTGAAGCTGATCCAGCCCATCGCGATGGAGGACAACCTCAAGTTCGCGATTCGCGAGGGTGGCCGCACGGTTGGCGCGGGTCGCGTCACCAAGATCATCAAGTGA
- the fusA gene encoding elongation factor G yields MAAADALANVRNIGIMAHIDAGKTTTTERILFYTGITYKIGEVHEGAAVMDWMAQEQERGITITSAATKCEWKGHTIQIIDTPGHVDFTVEVERSLRVLDGAVAVYDGVAGVEPQTENVWRQADKYNVPRMCFVNKLDRTGADFFRCVQMMVDRLNATPLVLQVPIGLESEHIGVVDLIGMRALTWRGETQKGEDYAVEEIPAELADVATEWREKLMETLADVDDAVMEKYLEGEEFSVEEIKAAIRRATIAGKANPVLCGSAFKNKGVQPMLDAVVDYLPSPLDVPAIEGTATDGETPMLRKPSTSEPFAGLAFKIQTDKHLGKLTYVRVYSGVVETGSQVVNSTKDRKERIGKIYQMHANKREERGSAKAGDIIAVQGLKQTTTGDTLCDPANPVILESMTFPEPVIEVAIEPKTKADQEKLSTAIQRLAEEDPTFRVKLDEETGQTVISGMGELHLDILVDRMRREFNVEANIGMPQVAYRETIRRKVEKVEYTHKKQTGGSGQYARVIISLEPLPLDNEAPTYEFANAVTGGRIPREFIPSVDAGAQDAMQYGILAGFPLVGVKLTLVDGQYHEVDSSEMAFKIAGSMVLKDAARKADPALLEPMMAVEVTTPEENMGDVIGDINSRRGIIQAMEERGGARVVRSLVPLSEMFGYVGDLRSKTQGRASFSMQFDSYAEVPASVAREIIAKATGE; encoded by the coding sequence GTGGCCGCCGCAGACGCGCTCGCCAACGTACGCAACATCGGCATCATGGCGCACATCGATGCCGGTAAGACCACTACCACCGAGCGAATCCTGTTCTACACCGGTATCACCTACAAGATCGGTGAGGTTCATGAGGGCGCTGCCGTCATGGACTGGATGGCGCAGGAGCAGGAGCGCGGTATCACGATCACTTCCGCCGCCACGAAGTGCGAGTGGAAGGGCCACACGATTCAGATCATCGATACGCCCGGCCACGTCGACTTCACGGTCGAGGTCGAGCGGTCGCTGCGGGTTCTGGATGGTGCGGTCGCGGTCTACGACGGAGTCGCCGGCGTGGAGCCGCAGACGGAGAACGTCTGGCGTCAGGCCGACAAGTACAACGTTCCGCGGATGTGCTTCGTCAACAAGCTCGACCGGACCGGTGCCGACTTCTTCCGCTGCGTCCAGATGATGGTTGACCGGCTCAACGCCACCCCGCTGGTGCTCCAGGTCCCGATTGGGCTTGAGTCCGAGCACATCGGCGTCGTCGACCTGATCGGGATGCGTGCCCTCACCTGGCGTGGGGAAACCCAGAAGGGTGAGGACTACGCGGTCGAGGAGATCCCGGCCGAGTTGGCCGACGTTGCCACCGAGTGGCGCGAGAAGCTGATGGAGACGTTGGCCGACGTCGACGACGCGGTGATGGAGAAGTACCTGGAGGGCGAGGAGTTCTCCGTTGAGGAGATCAAGGCCGCCATCCGCCGGGCAACCATCGCCGGTAAGGCCAACCCGGTCCTCTGCGGCTCCGCCTTCAAGAACAAGGGCGTCCAGCCGATGCTCGACGCCGTGGTCGACTACCTGCCGTCGCCGTTGGACGTCCCGGCGATCGAGGGCACCGCGACCGACGGTGAGACCCCGATGCTGCGGAAGCCGTCCACCTCGGAGCCCTTCGCTGGTCTCGCATTCAAGATCCAGACCGACAAGCACCTTGGGAAGCTCACCTACGTCCGGGTCTACTCCGGTGTGGTGGAGACCGGTTCGCAGGTGGTCAACTCCACCAAGGACCGCAAGGAGCGGATCGGCAAGATCTACCAGATGCACGCCAACAAGCGGGAGGAGCGCGGCTCCGCCAAGGCTGGCGACATCATCGCGGTTCAGGGTCTGAAGCAGACCACCACCGGTGACACCCTTTGTGACCCGGCGAATCCGGTCATCCTCGAGTCGATGACCTTCCCGGAGCCGGTCATTGAGGTGGCTATCGAGCCGAAGACCAAGGCCGACCAGGAGAAGCTCAGCACCGCCATCCAGCGGCTGGCCGAGGAGGACCCGACCTTCCGCGTCAAGCTGGACGAGGAGACCGGGCAGACGGTCATCTCCGGCATGGGTGAGCTGCACCTGGACATCCTGGTGGACCGGATGCGCCGCGAGTTCAACGTCGAGGCGAACATCGGTATGCCACAGGTCGCCTACCGCGAGACCATCCGCCGCAAGGTGGAGAAGGTCGAATACACCCACAAGAAGCAGACTGGTGGTTCCGGCCAGTACGCCCGGGTGATCATCAGCCTGGAGCCGTTGCCCCTGGACAACGAGGCTCCGACCTACGAGTTCGCCAACGCCGTAACCGGCGGTCGGATCCCGCGGGAGTTCATCCCCTCGGTGGACGCGGGTGCGCAGGATGCCATGCAGTACGGCATTCTGGCCGGCTTCCCGCTGGTCGGGGTGAAGCTGACGCTGGTCGACGGTCAGTACCACGAGGTCGACTCGTCCGAGATGGCGTTCAAGATCGCCGGTTCGATGGTGCTGAAGGATGCGGCCCGCAAGGCTGATCCGGCGCTGCTCGAGCCGATGATGGCCGTTGAGGTCACCACTCCCGAGGAGAACATGGGTGATGTCATCGGCGATATCAACTCCCGTCGCGGCATAATTCAGGCGATGGAGGAGCGCGGCGGTGCCCGCGTCGTCCGTTCCCTGGTGCCGTTGTCGGAGATGTTCGGCTACGTCGGCGACCTGCGGTCGAAGACCCAGGGCCGGGCTAGCTTCAGCATGCAGTTCGACTCCTACGCCGAGGTTCCGGCCTCGGTGGCGAGGGAGATCATCGCCAAGGCGACTGGCGAGTGA
- the rpsG gene encoding 30S ribosomal protein S7: MPRKGPAPRRPLVADPVYNSPLVTQLVNKILLRGKRQLAETLVYAALEGCREKSGTDPVVTLKRAMDNVKPTLEVRSRRVGGATYQVPVEVRPARATTLGLRWLVTYARARREKTMVERLMNELLDASNGLGAAVKRREDTHKMAESNKAFAHYRW, encoded by the coding sequence ATGCCGCGTAAGGGACCCGCTCCGCGGCGGCCGCTGGTCGCTGACCCGGTGTACAACTCGCCGCTGGTCACCCAGTTGGTGAACAAGATTCTGCTGCGTGGCAAGCGTCAGCTGGCCGAGACCCTCGTCTACGCGGCGCTGGAGGGCTGCCGGGAGAAGTCCGGCACCGACCCGGTGGTCACCCTCAAGCGAGCGATGGACAACGTCAAGCCGACGCTCGAGGTGCGCAGCCGCCGAGTCGGTGGCGCCACCTACCAGGTGCCGGTCGAGGTTCGCCCGGCCCGCGCCACCACCCTGGGCCTGCGCTGGCTGGTCACCTACGCCCGCGCCCGGCGCGAGAAGACCATGGTTGAGCGGCTGATGAACGAGCTGCTGGACGCGAGTAACGGTCTCGGTGCCGCCGTCAAGCGGCGCGAGGACACCCACAAGATGGCCGAGTCCAACAAGGCCTTCGCGCACTACCGCTGGTAA
- the rpsL gene encoding 30S ribosomal protein S12, with product MPTIQQLVRKGRQAKTTKTKTPALKGSPQRRGVCTRVYTTTPKKPNSALRKVARVKLSSQIEVTAYIPGVGHNLQEHSIVLVRGGRVKDLPGVRYKIVRGSLDTQGVRNRKQARSRYGAKKEKS from the coding sequence GTGCCCACCATTCAGCAGCTGGTCCGAAAGGGCCGTCAGGCCAAGACGACCAAGACGAAAACCCCCGCCCTGAAGGGGTCCCCGCAGCGGCGGGGCGTGTGCACCCGGGTGTACACCACCACCCCGAAGAAGCCGAACTCGGCGCTGCGTAAGGTCGCTCGGGTCAAGCTCAGCAGCCAGATCGAGGTGACCGCCTACATTCCGGGCGTCGGCCACAACCTCCAGGAGCACTCGATCGTGCTGGTCCGCGGTGGCCGGGTGAAGGACCTCCCCGGTGTGCGGTACAAGATCGTCCGTGGCTCGCTGGACACCCAGGGTGTCCGCAACCGTAAGCAGGCGCGTAGCCGCTACGGCGCGAAGAAGGAGAAGAGCTGA